A part of Pirellulales bacterium genomic DNA contains:
- a CDS encoding NAD-dependent epimerase/dehydratase: MSLPPTVIDRLRGRSALVLGSTGFVGRWAAMAAAEAGMRPLLVGRDEARLGALAAALPVASDVILSDLATPGAVRELLRNRQPEVIFNLAGYGVYPFEQDEPRLRRINTELVSELVEFQRAQAGLAPAVLVHAGSAFEYGNVGGNLSESGPAEPTSAYGRTKLAATRYLEAQAATGLPIVVARLFTVYGPGEREGRLLNTLIRAAATADDIPLTAGTQRRDFCYVGDVAEGLLRLAAAVNLRPAQEATVNLATGELLSVREFAEHAASVLGIDPARLKFGALAGRAGEMEHDPVSLERLHLRTGWVPATTPAEGVRRTASAAQSLLAL; the protein is encoded by the coding sequence ATGTCGCTCCCCCCTACGGTGATCGATCGATTGCGCGGCCGCAGCGCCCTGGTGCTGGGAAGCACGGGCTTTGTCGGCCGCTGGGCAGCAATGGCCGCTGCCGAGGCCGGGATGCGGCCGCTGCTCGTGGGTCGGGACGAGGCCCGACTGGGTGCCCTGGCCGCGGCGCTGCCCGTCGCGTCGGACGTGATTCTGAGCGATCTGGCTACCCCGGGAGCGGTACGCGAACTGCTGCGAAATCGCCAACCCGAGGTGATTTTCAATCTTGCCGGATATGGGGTTTATCCGTTCGAGCAGGATGAGCCGCGGCTCCGCCGGATCAACACCGAGTTGGTGAGCGAGTTGGTCGAGTTCCAACGTGCCCAGGCCGGTCTTGCGCCGGCGGTGCTCGTTCACGCCGGGAGTGCCTTCGAGTATGGCAATGTCGGCGGCAACCTGAGCGAAAGCGGGCCGGCAGAACCCACCAGTGCCTATGGCCGCACCAAGCTCGCCGCCACGCGGTATCTCGAAGCGCAGGCCGCGACGGGGCTGCCGATCGTGGTGGCGCGGTTGTTTACCGTCTACGGGCCCGGCGAACGCGAAGGCAGGCTGCTCAACACGCTCATCCGGGCCGCCGCCACGGCGGACGATATCCCGCTCACGGCCGGCACCCAACGTCGAGATTTTTGCTACGTGGGCGATGTGGCCGAGGGGTTGTTACGGCTCGCGGCCGCAGTCAATCTACGACCCGCGCAAGAGGCCACGGTGAATCTCGCCACAGGCGAGCTGCTGAGCGTACGCGAGTTCGCCGAACATGCCGCCAGCGTGCTGGGGATCGATCCGGCGCGGTTGAAATTCGGCGCGCTGGCCGGGCGAGCGGGCGAGATGGAGCACGATCCCGTGAGCCTGGAGCGGCTGCATTTGCGCACTGGTTGGGTGCCCGCGACGACTCCTGCCGAGGGCGTCCGACGCACCGCGTCGGCCGCACAATCGTTGCTGGCGTTGTAA
- a CDS encoding PSD1 and planctomycete cytochrome C domain-containing protein → MLRKPPSASVWAVVLGVLALPWSDAAWGAEPQTDAAADAFFETQVRPLLVARCGKCHGPNVQEPKGGLAFSSRERLLEGGDRGPAVVPGQSEQSLLIEAVRHDQNTDLRMPPGGKLSDAEVATLAQWIADGVVWPTSTGATAAGELPADWAFQAVGNPAPPDVQDRSWPRDDLDRFILARLEAAGLAPAAPLDKPAWLRRVTFDLIGLPPTPEELDAFMGDTSPDALAKVVDRLLASPHYGERWARHWLDVVGYAETDGHEFDTPKPDMYRYRDYLIEAFNEDLPYDAFVREHLAGDLLPLRLSSDGKRLASLVATGWFFLGDVQNVPVDEALAVANIVDRQLDVGGKAFLGLTVGCARCHDHKFDPIPTADYYAQAGMIYSTARVHRSVDSPKQLAAIETQRQALAACQSEIEAIEEQLRGATRRELVGQLKDYLLTATRLLGAGAPPAKRDVESAAQQAGLDARRLAIWCERLPALKQTKDPVFYIWTRLMDQEGRWFARRAAQLGERLAQVHVPGYGHRNGEAIVEDFEQGAAHGWTATGPAFASGPAQAVPADVRGVAGSGYADSRGGVGDVLTGRWLSPPVVLNKPWINFLIAGTNAPQRVCLNTLVFGQALPDLSATGDGTDQLRLVSIRVPNLLGRELQFELVDTETTPGSHVLVDQIFFSDEEPRAPEPNPNARLVELLRAGRLNSLDELAERYQTAFAEALDAWQASWQRYAEAAAEARAPLPPPPQAIEPAAADELRRWICAADSPFAVTSADVPAGSAAITERLAELYSQRDAIVAQFPESTLARVACDVHPRDMRVQISGSPQKLGELVPRGLLTALHHASPHPELSGSGRREWAAWMTAPDNPLTARVMVNRVWLHHFGQGLVRTPDNFGALGERPTHPDLLDYLAREFVREGWSLKRLHRRIALSATYQQGSAMSAQAAQSDPANRLWHHVPQRRLEAECVRDALLAVAGNLDRSLYGRPVPIYFPAYVKYIDYRDSPGESGPLDGEGRRSLYLQVRRNYADILLSAFDFPKPDNCVGLRRTSVLPAMALSMLNNDFVTHQAGVWAGALRAAAPATSARIELAYRQALSRLPDDDERAAAEVFLREQAEAYRQLNAQSDAPGDAWHDLCHVIFNLQEFLYSP, encoded by the coding sequence GTGCTGCGAAAGCCGCCAAGCGCGAGCGTCTGGGCAGTCGTGCTCGGCGTGTTGGCGTTGCCATGGTCCGACGCGGCCTGGGGGGCCGAGCCGCAGACCGATGCGGCCGCCGACGCGTTTTTCGAGACCCAGGTCCGCCCCCTGTTGGTGGCGCGGTGCGGCAAGTGCCATGGTCCCAACGTTCAGGAGCCCAAGGGTGGGCTGGCCTTTTCTTCGCGCGAGCGACTGCTCGAGGGGGGCGACCGGGGGCCGGCAGTCGTTCCAGGGCAGTCCGAGCAGAGCCTGTTGATTGAGGCCGTGCGGCACGACCAGAACACCGATCTGCGGATGCCCCCCGGCGGCAAGCTGAGCGACGCCGAAGTGGCCACGCTCGCGCAATGGATCGCCGACGGCGTTGTCTGGCCGACGAGTACCGGCGCCACGGCCGCGGGTGAACTGCCGGCCGACTGGGCGTTTCAAGCGGTGGGCAACCCGGCGCCTCCCGACGTGCAAGACCGCTCGTGGCCCCGCGATGACCTCGATCGGTTCATCCTGGCGCGGCTCGAAGCCGCGGGGCTCGCGCCCGCTGCGCCGCTCGACAAGCCGGCCTGGTTGCGGCGCGTGACTTTCGACCTGATCGGGCTGCCGCCGACTCCCGAGGAACTGGACGCGTTCATGGGTGACACTTCGCCCGACGCCCTCGCCAAGGTGGTCGACCGTCTGCTGGCGAGTCCGCACTACGGCGAGCGCTGGGCGCGGCACTGGCTCGACGTGGTCGGCTATGCCGAGACCGACGGTCATGAGTTCGATACTCCCAAGCCCGACATGTATCGCTATCGCGATTACTTGATCGAGGCGTTCAACGAAGATTTGCCGTACGACGCCTTCGTGCGCGAGCACCTGGCCGGTGACCTCTTGCCGCTGCGGTTGAGTTCGGATGGCAAGCGGTTGGCCTCGCTCGTGGCGACGGGCTGGTTTTTTCTGGGCGACGTGCAGAACGTGCCCGTCGACGAGGCGCTGGCCGTGGCCAACATCGTCGATCGGCAACTGGACGTCGGTGGCAAGGCGTTTCTGGGCCTGACCGTCGGGTGCGCCCGCTGCCACGACCATAAGTTCGATCCGATTCCGACGGCCGACTATTACGCCCAGGCGGGGATGATCTACAGCACCGCCCGGGTCCATCGTTCCGTCGATTCGCCGAAACAGCTCGCGGCCATCGAAACCCAACGGCAGGCGCTGGCCGCATGCCAGAGCGAAATCGAGGCGATCGAAGAACAATTGCGCGGCGCAACGCGACGCGAACTCGTCGGCCAGTTGAAGGACTATCTGCTGACCGCGACTCGACTACTCGGCGCCGGCGCGCCGCCCGCCAAGCGGGACGTGGAGTCGGCGGCGCAACAGGCGGGGCTCGACGCGCGGCGACTGGCCATCTGGTGCGAACGGCTGCCAGCGCTCAAGCAAACCAAAGATCCGGTCTTTTACATTTGGACGCGGCTGATGGACCAGGAGGGACGCTGGTTCGCTCGACGCGCCGCGCAGTTAGGCGAACGACTGGCGCAGGTCCACGTGCCAGGCTACGGGCATCGCAACGGCGAAGCGATTGTCGAAGACTTTGAACAGGGCGCTGCTCATGGCTGGACGGCCACCGGGCCAGCTTTCGCGTCCGGCCCCGCGCAGGCCGTACCAGCCGACGTGCGCGGCGTCGCGGGGAGCGGATACGCCGATAGCCGCGGCGGTGTCGGCGATGTGTTGACCGGGCGATGGCTGAGCCCGCCCGTGGTGCTCAACAAGCCTTGGATCAATTTCCTGATCGCGGGAACGAATGCGCCTCAGCGCGTGTGCCTGAACACGCTCGTCTTCGGCCAGGCCTTGCCGGACCTGAGTGCCACCGGCGATGGCACCGATCAATTGCGGCTGGTGTCGATCCGTGTTCCCAATTTGCTGGGGCGGGAGTTGCAGTTTGAGCTTGTCGATACGGAAACGACGCCCGGCAGCCATGTGCTGGTCGACCAGATTTTCTTTTCCGATGAAGAGCCGCGAGCACCGGAGCCGAATCCGAACGCGCGGCTCGTCGAACTGCTGCGGGCCGGCCGGTTGAATTCGCTGGACGAGCTTGCGGAGCGGTACCAAACGGCGTTCGCTGAAGCGCTGGATGCCTGGCAGGCAAGCTGGCAACGGTATGCCGAGGCCGCCGCGGAGGCACGCGCGCCGCTGCCGCCACCACCCCAAGCCATCGAGCCTGCGGCTGCCGACGAGTTGCGCCGCTGGATCTGCGCTGCAGACTCACCGTTCGCGGTCACCAGCGCCGATGTGCCGGCCGGATCCGCGGCAATCACCGAGCGGCTCGCGGAGCTGTACAGCCAACGCGACGCCATCGTCGCGCAATTCCCCGAATCCACCCTGGCCCGCGTCGCTTGCGACGTGCATCCGCGCGACATGCGCGTGCAGATATCCGGCAGTCCCCAGAAGCTGGGCGAACTGGTCCCTCGAGGACTGCTGACCGCGCTGCACCACGCTTCGCCGCACCCGGAGCTTTCGGGCAGCGGGCGGCGCGAATGGGCCGCATGGATGACGGCGCCCGACAACCCCTTGACGGCCCGGGTGATGGTCAATCGCGTCTGGCTGCATCACTTCGGGCAAGGCCTGGTGCGCACACCCGACAATTTCGGCGCCTTGGGTGAACGACCGACACATCCCGACTTGCTCGATTACCTGGCACGCGAGTTCGTCCGCGAAGGCTGGTCGCTCAAGCGGCTGCATCGCCGCATCGCGCTATCGGCGACCTATCAACAAGGCAGCGCCATGTCGGCTCAGGCCGCGCAGAGCGACCCGGCAAATCGGCTGTGGCATCACGTACCCCAGCGGCGGCTCGAGGCCGAGTGCGTCCGCGACGCGCTGTTGGCCGTCGCGGGCAACCTCGATCGCAGTTTGTACGGGCGGCCCGTGCCGATCTATTTCCCGGCGTATGTGAAGTACATCGACTACCGCGATTCGCCGGGCGAGTCGGGCCCGCTAGACGGCGAGGGGCGCCGCAGCCTGTATCTGCAAGTGCGGCGCAATTATGCCGACATCCTGCTGTCGGCATTCGATTTCCCCAAGCCTGACAATTGCGTAGGGCTGCGGCGCACTTCGGTCCTGCCGGCGATGGCCCTGTCGATGCTGAACAACGACTTTGTGACGCATCAGGCCGGAGTTTGGGCCGGCGCGCTGCGCGCGGCCGCTCCGGCTACGAGCGCGCGCATCGAGTTGGCCTATCGTCAGGCTCTTTCGCGGCTGCCGGATGACGACGAACGCGCGGCCGCCGAGGTGTTCCTGCGCGAGCAAGCCGAGGCGTATCGGCAGTTGAACGCGCAGAGCGATGCCCCGGGCGACGCTTGGCACGACCTGTGCCATGTGATCTTCAACCTGCAAGAATTCCTGTATTCCCCCTGA
- a CDS encoding GDP-mannose 4,6-dehydratase: MNQPAWKYRPVLVTGATGLLGAALVRELLARGAAVVALVRDSVGVSPFFSEGIYRSTVVVPGELEDFPKLLRTVNEHEIHTVFHLGAQTIVGTANRSPLSTFEANIRGTWNLLEACRLCPQLVKRIVLASSDKAYGEHPQLPYDESFPLAGRYPYDASKACAEQIARSYFQTYRLPIAITRCGNLFGPGDLNFSRLVPGTIRSLLAGERPVIRSDGTFVRDYFYVRDAATAYLDLADALQDEANYGEAFNFGTETPLSVVEMVKLMAALLGRSDLEPVIQNQATAEIPRQYLSCAKARARLGWASRWTLEAGLRETIAWYREFLS, translated from the coding sequence ATGAACCAGCCCGCTTGGAAGTATCGACCCGTGCTCGTCACCGGGGCGACCGGACTGCTGGGTGCCGCGCTCGTGCGCGAGCTGCTCGCCCGGGGCGCCGCGGTCGTCGCCCTGGTGCGCGATTCGGTCGGGGTGAGCCCCTTCTTCTCCGAAGGCATCTACCGCTCGACCGTCGTCGTTCCGGGCGAGTTGGAAGATTTTCCAAAGCTGCTGCGGACGGTCAACGAGCACGAAATCCATACCGTCTTTCACTTGGGCGCCCAAACCATCGTGGGCACCGCCAACCGTTCGCCGCTGTCGACCTTCGAGGCCAACATCCGCGGCACCTGGAATCTGCTCGAGGCCTGCCGGCTGTGCCCGCAACTCGTCAAGCGCATCGTGCTGGCCTCGAGCGACAAGGCCTACGGCGAGCACCCGCAGCTTCCCTACGACGAATCGTTTCCGCTCGCTGGTCGATACCCGTACGACGCTTCGAAGGCCTGCGCGGAACAAATCGCGCGCAGCTATTTCCAGACCTACCGGTTGCCGATTGCGATCACACGTTGCGGCAATTTGTTCGGACCCGGCGACTTGAACTTCAGCAGGTTGGTACCGGGCACCATTCGCTCCTTGTTGGCTGGCGAGCGTCCGGTGATTCGCAGCGACGGCACGTTCGTGCGCGATTACTTCTATGTCCGCGACGCAGCGACGGCGTATCTCGATCTGGCCGACGCCCTGCAGGACGAGGCCAATTACGGCGAGGCGTTCAACTTCGGTACCGAAACCCCACTTTCGGTTGTCGAGATGGTCAAGTTGATGGCGGCACTGCTCGGGCGTTCCGACTTGGAGCCAGTGATTCAAAACCAGGCCACCGCCGAGATCCCGCGGCAGTATCTGAGCTGTGCCAAGGCCCGCGCAAGGCTCGGATGGGCTTCGCGCTGGACGCTCGAAGCAGGCCTGCGCGAAACGATCGCCTGGTACCGCGAGTTCTTGTCCTAG
- the rfbF gene encoding glucose-1-phosphate cytidylyltransferase, whose product MQTIILAGGRGTRLAEETATRPKPMVEIGGKPILWHLLHIYAAHGFRDFLVACGYQGEVIKEYFHNAHVHHHDFFVDLKSGAVETIDAGKLDWRVGVFDTGIETMTGGRIQRLRRWVGNETFMATYGDGLSNVNIRELVAFHRSHGRVATVTAVRPPARFGALVLSGQQVREFAEKPQAGEGWINGGFFVFEPELFDYLDGDGCILEREPLEQLAARGQLMAFCHPGFWQPMDTLRDKRQLESLWNSGHAPWMTATDS is encoded by the coding sequence ATGCAAACCATCATCTTGGCCGGCGGCCGCGGCACGCGGCTGGCGGAAGAGACGGCCACACGGCCCAAGCCGATGGTCGAGATCGGCGGCAAGCCCATCCTGTGGCACCTGCTGCACATCTACGCCGCGCACGGCTTTCGCGACTTTCTCGTGGCCTGCGGCTACCAGGGCGAGGTGATTAAGGAGTACTTTCACAACGCCCACGTGCATCATCATGATTTCTTCGTCGATCTGAAGTCCGGTGCCGTCGAAACCATCGACGCCGGCAAGCTGGATTGGCGCGTCGGCGTCTTCGATACCGGCATCGAGACCATGACCGGCGGCCGCATCCAGCGGCTTCGCCGCTGGGTCGGCAACGAGACTTTCATGGCCACGTACGGCGATGGGCTGAGCAACGTCAACATACGCGAGTTGGTTGCGTTTCATCGGTCCCATGGCCGTGTCGCCACGGTCACTGCCGTCCGGCCCCCCGCGCGGTTTGGGGCCCTCGTGCTGTCCGGCCAGCAGGTCCGCGAGTTTGCCGAGAAGCCGCAGGCCGGCGAAGGCTGGATCAACGGCGGGTTCTTCGTTTTCGAGCCGGAGCTGTTCGACTACCTAGATGGCGACGGGTGTATCCTGGAGCGAGAGCCGCTCGAACAACTCGCCGCACGCGGCCAGTTGATGGCGTTTTGTCATCCGGGGTTCTGGCAGCCGATGGACACCCTGCGCGATAAACGCCAGCTCGAGTCGCTCTGGAATTCCGGTCACGCCCCCTGGATGACGGCCACGGATTCATGA
- a CDS encoding DUF1501 domain-containing protein, giving the protein MQPPGSERPSRREWLLRAAGGFGGLALAGLLSSCQRSGGESASRAPADTPRAPGQRLPQVVSTGPRKPARHVICLYMDGGPSQIDTFDRKPRLDRENGQPIKMSTPQTQFRIGNKVLASPFKFSQYGENGTWVSELFRETAQHIDRLALVRSMVADHSEHTAANYQMHTGWPLQGRPSMGSWITYGLGTECQDLPGYVVLDAGQLPLGGLECFSQGFLPLSTQGTLFRRGDYPVADIRPQEPRPDLQRRKLDLMTQWNRHHQSGGANYPELEGLIAQYEMAFQMQSAVPALVNISDETPAMLRNYGIDQPHSEVFGRQCLLARRLVERGVRFVQVLPPPLPDHNHWDQHNKLAAYHRDNALAVDRPIAGLITDLVARGLWDETLLVWGGEFGRTPTAQEMPDGQHGRDHNPYGFTMWLAGGAVRGGTIYGATDEYGYYAVENPVHVHDLHATILQLMGIDHTQLTYRYGGRDFRLTDVYGNVVHDLIA; this is encoded by the coding sequence ATGCAACCGCCGGGAAGCGAGCGCCCCTCGCGGCGCGAGTGGCTGCTGCGCGCCGCGGGCGGATTTGGCGGCCTCGCCTTGGCAGGGCTGCTTTCGTCGTGCCAACGGAGCGGCGGCGAGTCAGCCTCGCGGGCACCGGCCGATACGCCGCGCGCCCCCGGCCAGCGGCTGCCGCAGGTGGTCTCCACGGGTCCGCGCAAGCCAGCCCGCCACGTGATCTGCCTGTACATGGACGGCGGTCCCTCGCAAATCGACACCTTCGATCGCAAGCCGCGCTTGGATCGCGAAAACGGCCAACCGATCAAGATGAGCACGCCGCAGACGCAGTTCCGTATCGGGAACAAAGTGCTGGCCTCGCCGTTCAAGTTCTCGCAATATGGCGAAAACGGTACCTGGGTGAGCGAACTATTCCGCGAGACGGCGCAACACATCGATCGCTTGGCGCTGGTCCGCTCGATGGTCGCCGATCATTCGGAACACACGGCGGCCAATTACCAGATGCACACGGGCTGGCCGCTGCAGGGGCGACCGAGCATGGGCTCGTGGATCACCTACGGGCTGGGCACCGAATGTCAGGACCTGCCGGGCTATGTCGTGCTCGATGCCGGGCAGTTGCCGCTCGGTGGGCTCGAATGTTTCAGCCAGGGCTTCTTGCCGCTGTCGACGCAGGGGACGCTGTTCCGTCGCGGCGACTATCCGGTGGCCGATATCCGGCCGCAGGAGCCGCGTCCCGACCTGCAGCGCCGCAAGCTCGACTTGATGACGCAGTGGAACCGGCATCACCAGTCAGGAGGAGCCAACTATCCCGAGTTGGAAGGCCTGATTGCGCAGTACGAAATGGCGTTCCAGATGCAATCGGCCGTGCCGGCGCTCGTCAACATCTCCGACGAGACGCCCGCCATGCTGCGCAACTATGGCATCGACCAGCCGCACAGCGAGGTGTTCGGGCGGCAATGCCTGCTGGCCCGGCGGTTGGTCGAACGCGGGGTGCGTTTCGTACAGGTCCTGCCGCCGCCGCTGCCCGATCACAACCACTGGGACCAGCACAACAAGCTGGCCGCCTATCATCGCGACAATGCCCTGGCGGTCGATCGTCCGATCGCCGGGCTGATCACCGATCTCGTTGCCCGTGGGCTGTGGGACGAGACGCTGCTGGTCTGGGGCGGAGAATTCGGCCGGACGCCCACTGCCCAGGAGATGCCCGACGGCCAGCACGGCCGCGACCACAATCCCTATGGGTTCACGATGTGGCTGGCTGGCGGAGCCGTGCGTGGTGGGACGATCTATGGCGCGACCGACGAGTACGGCTATTACGCCGTGGAGAACCCTGTGCACGTGCACGATCTCCACGCGACGATTTTGCAGCTCATGGGCATCGATCACACGCAACTAACCTATCGGTATGGCGGGCGCGATTTCCGTCTGACCGACGTGTACGGCAACGTCGTCCACGATTTGATCGCCTAG